In the genome of Paenibacillus antri, one region contains:
- a CDS encoding carbohydrate ABC transporter permease: MRRSWGERSFDAGNIAFMLALSLITLYPLVFVLFSSLSDPAEVVRNRGLLLYPKGFNLDAYRLVFDNPNIKTAYLNTLIYVVCGTTVNLVMTSLGAYGLSRRNVLWKNAIMFMIVFTMFFEGGLIPLYLLVGNLGMLDTRLALILPTAVSAFNLIIMRTAFQGVPVSLEESARLDGAGDWTILFRVVLPLSLPVVAVMVLFYGVYHWNSWFPAMIYLQTRELLPLQLILREILIANDTSSMMGNVPSGDEMPVGETIKYATIMVATLPILFLYPFLQKYFVKGVMIGAIKE, translated from the coding sequence ATGCGCAGAAGCTGGGGGGAGCGATCCTTCGACGCCGGCAATATCGCCTTCATGCTGGCGCTGTCTCTGATTACGCTGTACCCGCTCGTTTTCGTATTGTTTTCCTCGCTCAGCGACCCGGCCGAGGTCGTGAGGAACCGGGGACTGTTGTTATATCCCAAAGGGTTTAATCTGGACGCCTATCGACTCGTCTTCGACAACCCGAACATCAAGACCGCGTACTTGAATACGCTCATCTATGTCGTGTGCGGCACGACGGTCAACCTCGTTATGACGTCGCTGGGCGCTTACGGCTTATCGAGGCGGAACGTCCTGTGGAAGAACGCGATTATGTTCATGATCGTGTTTACGATGTTTTTCGAAGGGGGCCTCATTCCGCTCTACTTGCTCGTCGGCAATCTAGGGATGCTGGATACGCGACTGGCGCTCATCCTCCCGACGGCCGTGAGCGCCTTCAATCTGATCATCATGCGCACGGCGTTCCAAGGCGTGCCGGTCAGTCTGGAGGAGTCGGCGCGGCTGGACGGCGCGGGCGACTGGACGATCTTGTTCCGCGTCGTGCTGCCGCTCTCGCTGCCGGTCGTCGCCGTCATGGTGCTGTTTTACGGCGTATACCATTGGAACTCGTGGTTTCCCGCGATGATTTATTTGCAGACGCGCGAGCTGCTGCCGCTGCAGCTCATTCTCCGGGAAATTCTGATCGCCAACGACACCAGCAGCATGATGGGCAACGTCCCTTCGGGCGACGAGATGCCGGTGGGCGAGACGATCAAGTACGCGACGATTATGGTGGCGACGCTGCCGATTTTGTTTCTGTATCCGTTCTTGCAGAAGTATTTCGTCAAAGGCGTCATGATCGGCGCGATCAAAGAGTAA
- a CDS encoding helix-turn-helix domain-containing protein — MGFWKRFIRRANRRRSAFLTLLSSYIAIFLLPVMIGAVVYDKVEGIMVENASRSNKAMLEQVRLAVDNRMSEVEKLAVQISLNPKLQWLLDSKDYGDSQELYKFIEFMKDLARYGTVSSSINNFYVYFANTDTVLTPSMRTNSRMYYNEISGYKDVSYDAYREQVLEGYHLRSILPSAALRNDARVVTYAQSLPLGERTAPKGTLIILVDEKQIRDLLEQIEWVNSGSIYILNEDRDIVMTTASDDELSARLKSRLNTGQDYLSYVNDAGREMMVTYTSSADNGWTYVSVVPKNIVLAKVMTVKSWAVSLVLVCLLGGAVASYSMAYKNYRPIREVVNALVQGRSMPRDRSSNEYDFIKQSIASSIAEERRLQRTISKQAPVIQADFLSRLVRGHVDASSITDEDLRFMGVSFLSDRFCVVLVDVDDGKRFMREDSEKEWALVRFVVGNLGGELLGEAGHSIEMERNRVLFLISLPEREPETSAYLSDFVRQLRELLDGRFLTQVTLAISRVHRGLGKIAEGYGEAILALDYKLIKGHHSIIYYDDLAELELGHYHYPTAVEAQLMNYVKSGDFENAETALNQIYEVNFHAGGLTPEMGKCLFFDLVSTYFKLAATLGPAETPFGEPDPAKWVSGGATAEEMFRRTKALFRQLCERMDSERPRPGDQLYQRIQRYVEAHVPDGNLGLNAIADHFGMNPAYLSSFFKKHCGENVSDYIARVRVSESKKLLRDTDWTLAEIAEKVGYAGSVGLIRVFKKLEGITPGQYRANLENEERITVLKNR; from the coding sequence ATGGGTTTTTGGAAGCGCTTTATTCGGAGGGCGAATCGACGTCGAAGCGCTTTTCTCACGTTGTTATCGTCGTATATCGCGATTTTCCTGCTGCCCGTCATGATCGGGGCGGTCGTCTACGACAAAGTAGAGGGCATTATGGTCGAGAACGCCTCGCGTTCCAATAAGGCGATGCTGGAGCAGGTTCGCTTGGCCGTCGACAACCGCATGTCCGAGGTGGAGAAGTTGGCGGTTCAAATCTCGCTCAATCCGAAGCTGCAATGGCTGCTGGACAGCAAGGATTACGGCGATTCCCAGGAATTATACAAGTTCATCGAATTCATGAAGGATTTGGCCCGGTACGGCACGGTCAGCAGCTCCATCAACAACTTCTACGTGTACTTCGCGAACACCGACACCGTCTTGACGCCCAGCATGCGCACGAATTCCCGAATGTACTACAACGAAATTTCCGGCTACAAGGACGTAAGCTACGACGCCTACCGAGAGCAGGTGCTCGAAGGCTATCATCTTCGCTCGATTCTCCCCTCTGCCGCGCTGCGGAACGACGCCCGCGTCGTCACGTACGCGCAATCGCTTCCGCTCGGCGAACGGACGGCGCCGAAGGGCACCTTGATCATCCTCGTCGACGAGAAGCAAATCCGCGATTTACTCGAGCAGATCGAATGGGTGAACAGCGGGTCCATCTACATTCTGAACGAAGACCGGGACATCGTCATGACGACGGCGTCGGACGACGAACTGTCCGCTCGCTTGAAGTCCCGGTTGAACACTGGGCAGGATTACTTGTCCTACGTCAACGACGCCGGCCGGGAGATGATGGTTACGTATACGTCTTCGGCGGACAACGGCTGGACGTACGTATCCGTCGTTCCGAAGAACATCGTGCTGGCGAAGGTCATGACGGTCAAGTCCTGGGCCGTCTCGCTCGTGCTCGTCTGTCTGCTCGGCGGTGCCGTCGCTTCTTATTCCATGGCCTATAAAAATTATCGTCCGATCCGGGAGGTCGTCAACGCGCTCGTGCAAGGCCGAAGCATGCCCCGGGACCGTTCCTCGAACGAATACGACTTCATCAAGCAATCGATCGCGTCCTCGATCGCCGAGGAGCGCCGTCTGCAGCGGACGATCTCGAAGCAGGCGCCGGTCATTCAGGCGGACTTCCTATCCCGGCTCGTTCGCGGACACGTCGACGCCTCCTCGATCACGGACGAAGACTTACGCTTTATGGGCGTGAGCTTCCTGTCGGACCGCTTCTGCGTCGTGCTGGTGGACGTCGACGACGGCAAGCGGTTCATGCGGGAAGATTCCGAGAAGGAATGGGCGCTCGTCCGCTTCGTCGTCGGCAATCTGGGCGGCGAGCTGCTCGGCGAGGCCGGCCACTCGATCGAGATGGAGCGCAACCGCGTGCTGTTCCTGATCAGCCTGCCGGAGCGGGAGCCCGAGACGTCGGCGTACTTGTCCGACTTCGTCCGTCAGCTCCGCGAGCTGCTGGACGGCCGCTTCCTGACGCAGGTCACCTTGGCGATCAGCCGCGTGCACCGGGGGCTCGGGAAAATCGCGGAGGGGTACGGAGAAGCGATTCTGGCGCTCGATTACAAGCTGATCAAGGGGCATCATTCGATCATCTATTACGACGATCTCGCCGAGCTGGAGCTGGGCCATTACCATTACCCGACGGCCGTCGAGGCGCAGCTGATGAATTACGTGAAGAGCGGCGATTTCGAAAATGCGGAGACGGCGCTGAACCAAATTTACGAGGTGAACTTCCACGCCGGCGGCTTGACGCCGGAGATGGGCAAGTGCCTCTTCTTCGACCTGGTGAGCACCTACTTCAAGCTCGCGGCGACGCTGGGGCCGGCGGAGACGCCGTTCGGAGAGCCGGACCCCGCCAAGTGGGTGTCGGGCGGCGCCACCGCCGAGGAGATGTTCCGCCGAACGAAAGCGTTGTTCCGGCAGCTGTGCGAACGGATGGACAGCGAGCGTCCCCGGCCGGGCGACCAGCTGTATCAACGCATTCAGCGGTACGTGGAAGCGCACGTGCCGGACGGCAATCTCGGCCTTAACGCCATCGCCGACCACTTCGGCATGAACCCCGCGTATTTATCCTCCTTCTTCAAGAAGCATTGCGGAGAGAACGTGTCCGATTACATCGCGCGCGTTCGCGTGTCCGAGAGCAAGAAGCTCTTGAGGGACACCGATTGGACGTTAGCCGAAATCGCCGAGAAAGTCGGCTACGCGGGCAGCGTGGGCCTCATTCGGGTATTCAAGAAGCTCGAGGGCATCACCCCGGGGCAATACCGCGCGAACTTGGAAAACGAAGAACGGATAACCGTTCTAAAAAATCGATAA
- a CDS encoding ABC transporter permease, producing MKTLRNLDLYVMLTPGILFFLIFSYFPMVWIFIAFQDFKIGQGLAGSAFVGFKHFAALFQDEYFYVILRNTVLISSLKLLFGFPVPIVLALAMNEIRQRFVLRTIQSVIYLPHFLSWAVVATLMISIFSFDNGILNDFLKMLGFEPIAFLSDASSFRTMLVLSDIWKGAGWGTILYLAALTGIDQHLYEAARIDGASKLRQMWHISLPGIQTTMTLLLILSMGSLVTGDFEQILLMYSPAVYNVADVIQTYVYRIGLGQLRLSYTTAVGLFQSVVSFLLVYLANRTARKLGGDSIW from the coding sequence ATGAAAACGCTTCGAAATCTCGATCTGTACGTCATGCTGACGCCGGGGATTTTGTTTTTCCTAATTTTTTCGTATTTCCCGATGGTTTGGATATTTATCGCCTTTCAGGACTTCAAAATCGGGCAAGGGCTGGCCGGCAGCGCCTTCGTCGGGTTCAAGCATTTCGCCGCGTTGTTCCAAGACGAGTACTTCTACGTCATCCTTCGCAACACGGTGTTGATCAGCTCGCTCAAGCTGCTCTTCGGCTTCCCCGTGCCGATCGTGCTGGCGCTCGCCATGAACGAAATCCGGCAGCGGTTCGTCCTGCGGACGATTCAATCGGTCATCTACCTCCCCCACTTCCTTTCGTGGGCGGTGGTCGCGACGCTCATGATCAGCATCTTCTCGTTCGACAACGGGATTTTGAACGACTTCCTGAAGATGCTCGGCTTCGAGCCGATCGCCTTCCTCAGCGACGCCTCGTCGTTCCGGACGATGCTCGTGCTGTCGGACATCTGGAAGGGCGCGGGCTGGGGCACGATTCTCTACCTCGCGGCGCTGACCGGCATCGACCAGCATCTGTACGAAGCTGCCAGAATCGACGGCGCCTCGAAGCTGCGGCAAATGTGGCATATTTCGCTGCCCGGCATCCAGACGACGATGACGCTGCTGCTCATCCTCAGCATGGGCAGCCTCGTCACCGGCGACTTCGAGCAGATTTTGCTCATGTACAGCCCCGCCGTGTACAACGTCGCCGACGTCATTCAGACGTACGTGTACCGGATCGGGCTCGGGCAGCTGCGGCTTAGCTATACGACCGCCGTCGGCCTGTTCCAATCCGTCGTGTCGTTCCTGCTCGTCTACCTGGCGAACCGAACGGCCAGAAAATTAGGGGGCGATTCGATATGGTAA
- a CDS encoding NCS2 family permease, translated as MDRLFQLKARGTNVRTELIAGLTTFMTMAYILFVNQIFLGPSGAGMPAEAVFFATALGAGLVTIAMGLFVNIPVALAPGMGLNAYFMSVVLSSNGEITWQTALGAVFISGIIFIILTVTKVRQMLVTAVPNSIKVGITVGIGLFIAIIGFKLSNIVAISVNPGVDATVPVPGSGFNLMLGSFNPATHPDTFLALLGLIIIGILMALKVRGALLIGIVATTIIGGLPFLGLNVVDFGALGTANWIPSFDNLAVGQLDIGAALGVGLLEIIFVFTFVELFDTFGTLVGTVSKAGIDVNQPEGKKTIGKAMMVDAAGVSTGALLGTSTITAYIESASGVSEGGRTGLTSVTTGILFILALLILPLAGIVPSAATAPALIIVGVLMMSSVKEIQWDDFTQAFPAFLTIVFMPFTGSIANGISAGIVTYVVVAGFCNLFSLKKAPIHWMMWLLAALVVARFAFFGGE; from the coding sequence ATGGATCGCTTATTTCAACTGAAGGCGAGAGGGACGAACGTTCGCACGGAATTGATCGCGGGACTTACGACGTTCATGACGATGGCGTACATCCTGTTCGTCAACCAGATCTTCCTGGGACCGAGCGGCGCGGGCATGCCGGCGGAAGCGGTGTTTTTCGCGACGGCGCTCGGAGCGGGTCTCGTCACGATCGCGATGGGCCTCTTCGTAAACATTCCGGTCGCGCTGGCGCCGGGCATGGGACTTAACGCGTACTTCATGAGCGTCGTGCTGAGCTCGAACGGGGAGATCACTTGGCAGACGGCGCTGGGCGCCGTATTCATCTCGGGGATCATCTTCATCATCTTAACGGTAACGAAGGTACGTCAGATGCTCGTTACGGCGGTGCCGAACAGCATCAAGGTCGGCATTACGGTCGGTATCGGCTTGTTCATCGCGATCATCGGCTTCAAGCTTAGCAACATCGTGGCGATCTCGGTCAACCCGGGCGTCGACGCGACCGTTCCGGTCCCGGGCTCGGGCTTCAACCTGATGCTCGGCTCGTTCAACCCGGCGACGCACCCGGACACGTTCCTGGCGCTGCTGGGCCTGATCATCATCGGCATTCTGATGGCGCTGAAGGTGCGCGGCGCGCTCCTGATCGGCATCGTCGCGACGACGATCATCGGCGGCCTGCCGTTCCTCGGCCTGAACGTCGTCGACTTCGGCGCGCTCGGCACGGCGAACTGGATTCCCAGCTTCGACAACCTCGCCGTCGGCCAGCTCGATATCGGCGCGGCGCTCGGCGTAGGCTTGCTTGAAATCATCTTCGTCTTCACGTTCGTCGAGCTGTTCGACACGTTCGGCACGCTCGTCGGCACGGTCTCGAAGGCGGGCATCGACGTGAACCAGCCGGAAGGGAAGAAGACGATCGGCAAGGCGATGATGGTCGACGCGGCGGGCGTCAGCACCGGCGCGCTGCTCGGCACGAGCACGATCACCGCGTACATCGAGAGCGCATCGGGCGTGTCCGAGGGCGGCCGCACCGGCCTGACGTCGGTGACGACCGGCATCCTGTTCATTCTCGCTCTGCTCATCCTGCCGCTCGCCGGCATCGTGCCGTCCGCGGCGACCGCTCCGGCGCTCATCATCGTCGGCGTGCTCATGATGAGCTCGGTCAAGGAAATTCAATGGGACGACTTCACGCAGGCGTTCCCGGCGTTCCTTACGATCGTGTTCATGCCGTTCACGGGCAGCATCGCCAACGGCATCTCGGCGGGCATCGTCACGTACGTCGTCGTCGCGGGCTTCTGCAACTTGTTCTCGCTGAAGAAGGCGCCGATTCACTGGATGATGTGGCTGCTGGCGGCGCTCGTCGTCGCGCGGTTCGCGTTCTTCGGCGGAGAGTAA
- a CDS encoding ABC transporter permease, producing the protein MARLQRELIPAPEFKSNRFGARVLRDFKLNRTVYLMLLPVVLYYLIFQYGPMYGLQIAFKDYIPAKGFAGSPWVGLKHFQEFFESYYFWRLLGNTMLLSFYSLIFFFPAGIVLALLLNEVANPKFKRAVQTITYMPHFISLVVIVGMMVDFLSSNGLINNLLVSVFGIEPIPFMRTPGWFRTLFIGSELWQNLGWSSIIFLAAISNIDPALYEAARIDGANRFKQALHITFPGILPTVTILLILFIGRFMTVGAEKILLMYNPVTYETADVIQTYVYRKGILQADFSYSAAIGLFNAAISFALLILANTIARRVGETKLW; encoded by the coding sequence ATGGCTCGGTTACAGCGAGAGCTCATCCCGGCCCCGGAGTTCAAGAGCAACCGGTTCGGGGCTCGCGTCCTGCGCGACTTTAAGCTCAACCGAACCGTCTACCTCATGCTGCTTCCGGTGGTGCTGTATTATCTCATTTTCCAATACGGTCCGATGTACGGGCTCCAGATCGCCTTCAAGGATTACATTCCGGCGAAGGGGTTCGCGGGCAGCCCTTGGGTAGGATTGAAGCATTTCCAGGAGTTTTTCGAAAGCTATTACTTCTGGCGGCTGCTGGGGAATACGATGCTGTTAAGCTTCTACAGCTTGATTTTCTTTTTCCCGGCGGGGATCGTGCTGGCGCTCTTGCTGAACGAGGTGGCGAATCCGAAATTCAAGCGGGCCGTGCAGACGATTACGTATATGCCGCACTTCATCTCGCTCGTCGTCATCGTCGGCATGATGGTCGACTTCTTGTCCTCGAACGGGCTGATCAACAATCTGCTCGTCTCCGTCTTCGGGATTGAACCGATTCCGTTCATGCGGACTCCGGGCTGGTTCCGCACGCTGTTCATCGGCTCGGAGCTGTGGCAGAACCTTGGGTGGAGCTCGATCATCTTCCTCGCCGCGATCAGCAACATCGATCCGGCGCTGTACGAGGCGGCCCGGATCGACGGCGCCAACCGATTCAAGCAAGCGCTGCATATTACGTTCCCGGGGATATTGCCGACCGTTACGATTCTGCTGATTTTGTTCATCGGCCGATTCATGACCGTAGGCGCCGAGAAAATCCTGCTCATGTACAACCCGGTTACGTACGAGACGGCCGACGTCATTCAGACCTATGTGTATCGCAAAGGGATTCTGCAGGCGGACTTCAGCTACAGCGCCGCGATCGGACTGTTCAACGCGGCGATCAGCTTCGCCTTGCTCATTCTGGCCAATACGATCGCCAGACGCGTCGGCGAGACCAAACTGTGGTAA
- a CDS encoding transposase produces MGIISYIDEFFHRRWPDGFVCPQCDHRAYYLIQTRKSPLYQCRLCRHQTSVTAGTIMDKSRTPLEKWAAAIDLLGSTNGINAKQLSAFIGVSHKVAWTMLRKFRGAIRELEAERRLAGTVHAGLRALAPKAIFTFLPHRHYRCERVVGVGAAVDSLGMPSELKINVVRTEDLYPGWKELTGQGKERIASEVASPGSTIQWLNDWRMERSPLRECFHEANRWLIRLFNGIGSAYLQSYLDEFCFRWNAAAKGGSLRDEWNRLCFRTQRTDRLPARSVA; encoded by the coding sequence TTGGGGATTATTTCTTATATCGATGAGTTTTTTCACCGACGGTGGCCGGACGGCTTCGTCTGTCCGCAATGCGATCATCGTGCTTATTATTTGATCCAGACCCGCAAATCGCCGTTGTATCAATGCCGCCTATGCCGGCATCAGACGAGCGTAACCGCCGGAACGATTATGGACAAGAGCCGCACCCCGTTGGAAAAGTGGGCCGCCGCCATCGACCTGCTCGGCTCGACGAACGGCATCAATGCCAAGCAGTTAAGCGCCTTCATCGGCGTTTCGCATAAGGTGGCATGGACGATGCTTCGGAAGTTTCGCGGCGCCATTCGGGAGCTCGAAGCCGAACGCCGGCTTGCCGGGACTGTCCATGCGGGGCTTCGCGCCTTGGCGCCGAAAGCCATTTTCACCTTTCTTCCCCATCGACATTACCGCTGCGAGCGCGTTGTCGGCGTCGGCGCCGCCGTCGATTCGCTCGGCATGCCGAGCGAGCTGAAAATCAATGTGGTTCGAACCGAGGACTTGTATCCCGGCTGGAAGGAGTTGACGGGGCAAGGCAAGGAGCGTATCGCTTCGGAAGTTGCCTCCCCCGGCTCGACAATCCAATGGTTGAACGACTGGCGGATGGAACGCAGCCCGCTCCGCGAGTGCTTCCATGAAGCAAACCGTTGGCTCATCCGCCTGTTTAATGGCATCGGTTCCGCCTATCTTCAGAGCTACCTCGACGAGTTCTGTTTTCGTTGGAATGCGGCGGCGAAGGGCGGCTCCCTGCGCGACGAGTGGAATCGTCTTTGCTTTCGAACTCAACGGACCGACCGACTTCCGGCGCGATCCGTCGCGTAA
- a CDS encoding extracellular solute-binding protein yields the protein MKKRSKRARRLTLSTAAAMSALALLAGCTGSGSGGDAGADAGGDAAPPNAETGGSEGNGAEVGYPETITYWIPMVDHIKGHATTLNEVTLYQELERITGTKVEFKHPSGEGDQITEQLNLMIASQNLPDVVETNWLNISRGPENAIKEGTILRLNELIEQHAPNFRKYLDENPDIEKLIKTDEGSIYGFPFIRGHESLMVFHGPIIRKDWLERVGMDIPTTIDEWEAVLTAFKEKDPNGNGQADEIPFFIKYDGNVKDSGMNQLIGTFGIGAQFYQVDGQVRYGEIQPEFKEFLTVLNRWYEKGLLDPDFAATDGALRDAKVTGDQLGAFYWYAGSGIGRYMGLMEKDHPDAELWPAPYPALEKGGKAALGQRDTAFSGIAAAITGKAKNPERIVKWLDFAYGEEGHNLFNFGKEGVSYDWVDGYPKYSDNIMKNPEGLNVSQAMSMHFRAAYNGPFVQDKRYVEQYMERDSQKEAIQIWSEPENKIQMPKVTMTADENKRFASIMTDLNTYSDEMVTKFIMGVEPLSSFEQYVETLKSMGIQEAIDIQQAALDRFNNR from the coding sequence ATGAAGAAGCGTAGCAAGCGAGCAAGACGGTTGACCTTGTCGACGGCCGCGGCGATGTCCGCGCTCGCCCTGTTGGCGGGCTGCACCGGGAGCGGAAGCGGCGGGGACGCCGGCGCCGACGCGGGGGGAGACGCGGCGCCGCCGAACGCCGAGACGGGCGGAAGCGAGGGGAACGGCGCGGAGGTCGGGTATCCCGAGACGATCACGTATTGGATTCCGATGGTCGACCATATCAAAGGACACGCCACCACGTTGAACGAAGTGACGTTGTATCAGGAATTGGAGCGAATCACCGGCACGAAGGTGGAGTTCAAGCATCCGAGCGGCGAGGGCGACCAAATTACGGAACAGCTGAACCTGATGATCGCCTCCCAGAACTTGCCGGACGTCGTAGAGACGAACTGGCTCAATATTTCGCGCGGTCCGGAGAACGCGATCAAGGAAGGCACGATTCTAAGGCTGAACGAGCTGATCGAGCAGCACGCGCCGAACTTCCGGAAATATCTCGACGAAAACCCCGACATCGAGAAGCTGATCAAGACGGACGAAGGCAGCATCTACGGCTTCCCGTTCATCCGCGGCCACGAGAGCCTCATGGTGTTCCACGGGCCGATCATCCGCAAGGACTGGCTGGAGCGCGTCGGCATGGACATCCCGACGACGATCGACGAGTGGGAAGCGGTGCTGACCGCATTCAAGGAGAAGGATCCGAACGGCAACGGACAGGCGGACGAAATTCCGTTCTTCATTAAGTACGACGGCAACGTGAAGGACTCGGGCATGAACCAGCTGATCGGCACGTTCGGCATCGGCGCGCAGTTCTATCAAGTGGACGGACAAGTGCGCTATGGGGAAATTCAACCGGAATTCAAGGAATTCCTGACCGTGTTGAACCGATGGTACGAGAAAGGGCTGCTCGACCCGGACTTCGCCGCCACGGACGGCGCGCTGCGCGACGCGAAGGTGACGGGCGACCAGTTGGGGGCCTTCTACTGGTACGCCGGCAGCGGCATCGGCCGATATATGGGGCTGATGGAGAAGGACCATCCGGACGCGGAGCTGTGGCCGGCGCCGTATCCGGCCTTGGAGAAGGGCGGCAAGGCGGCGCTCGGCCAGCGCGATACGGCCTTCTCGGGCATCGCGGCGGCGATTACGGGCAAAGCCAAGAACCCCGAACGCATCGTGAAGTGGCTCGACTTCGCCTACGGCGAGGAAGGGCATAACCTGTTCAATTTCGGGAAGGAAGGCGTGTCCTACGATTGGGTCGACGGGTATCCGAAATATTCCGATAACATTATGAAAAATCCGGAGGGTCTGAACGTCTCCCAAGCGATGAGCATGCACTTCCGGGCGGCGTATAACGGGCCGTTCGTCCAGGATAAGCGGTACGTCGAGCAGTACATGGAGCGGGATTCCCAGAAGGAAGCCATTCAAATCTGGAGCGAGCCGGAAAATAAAATCCAGATGCCGAAGGTGACGATGACGGCGGACGAGAACAAGCGATTCGCGTCGATCATGACGGACCTCAATACGTATTCCGACGAGATGGTGACCAAATTTATTATGGGTGTCGAGCCGCTCTCCAGCTTCGAACAATACGTGGAGACGCTGAAGAGCATGGGGATTCAGGAGGCTATCGATATTCAGCAAGCGGCGCTCGATCGCTTCAATAATCGATAG